The genomic stretch GTTTTCGAACCCTGGTCTGATCGGAATCCGCCTATAAGAGACGGCGAGGACAGCGAGGAGAATATGTGAGGCGTGCTACTAAGAAATAAACCGTAATGTTGGCGATCAGTTAATTGGACCACAGAAGCATTCAATTCCTCTTTTCATAATGCTTCTATTGGTTACTTGACTTATCCATAATTTATGTGCATATTTACCTGTATACATGTCTGTATCCTCAACTCTGTAGGCCTCCCGCATGGCACAGATAAGCGCCCCTGTACAGCACACGGTTGTGGCCAATCGCACGGCCCAAAACCAAGACCTGTAGGATCAAATATGAGACCGACTCTGTCACAAAAAgggtttctcttcttgcatACTGCAGTTTCAAGTTGATCGCGATTGGTCTTCAAGACATTACCGCCTAAGCTCTGCGCTCACTTGCATACATCGCTTAGGCAGCTTTTCGAGCTTTTCCATTTTGTCAACTTCCATTGTGCTTCAAATAAACAGCCATACAAGACTTATTCACTCTTATGTTCCATCTCTTGGTATTTCTCCAAAACAGGCAAACAGAGTCATGTCTTCTATTTCTCGCATCCGAGGCGGTCTAGTAAATGCCCAACGGGAGGCGTCCAGGCATGCTAATGCGGCCAGCCTGCCCAATACTATTCACCGgcctgatgaagaggctCGCGACATTCATCCTCGCTCCGAAACTTCAATAACTTGCCCCGAAGATGCTTATGTCGAAGCAGAAAATAATGTAGAGAGATATAATAGTATCACtgacgacgacatcatcgGCGAATGCTCGAGCCTTTCCGCTGCGACTCCAGATCATCCTGAAACATCAGCGAATACGACAACGAACTTTGAAGCTACTTCTTCAAAAATTGGAGATATGAACGGGGCGCAAAATTCTTCGGCTCAGAGCCCTGCTGATGGAGCTCAGTCCACAGCTCAACGAGTGAGTACACGAAACGTTATCCGCGAGCTTCCAAGGACATCACATCCTTTTAACACTGTCATCAAATAGCTTGGCAAAGCAGCCCTAGAGAATCCCATGCTTGCTGCAGCTACTGTGGTCACCGGAGCAGGAGTTGCTGTCATTGCTGCTCCCGCTCTTATCACGGCTCCAATCATGGGAATAGCTGGAATGGTGGGATTTACGCCGGCAGGAATAGCTGGAGGTAAGAGAACCGCCAACTTTCCCCGTCATATTAGTATCCACACTGGATGAAGTGCATCTTCTCACTATTGACTGAATTGTAGCTTCTATTGCATCGGCCCTGCAAGCAAGCATTGGCAATGTTGCTGCCGGCAGTCTTTTCGCCACGTTTCAAAGCGCTGCAGCTGGGGGATACGGCGTCGCAGCTTTGACTGGCACGGCTCAGGCTGTTGGAGGTGCCGTTGCCGGCGCTGGAAGCATTGGCACAGCTTGGACTTGGTTGAGAGGCAAGCCGAAAGCAGATTCACCAAACGGAGAACCATCAAAAGCAGAGCAGTCGGAAGCAGGTCCATCAAAGCAGTAGGACGTACCTCAGAACAGGTTTGGGGGATTTCAAGAAGCAGCTTTCACAGTCAGTCGCTCTCTTAATGTTAGGTGAACATATATAATTATATCTCAAACCAAACCGGCATTTAAACTTTACATCAGGGCAGATGGGAATGTAGCAGCACACATTATTATGTACAGGTATGAAGTAGCAGGAATCTGAACAGCTTCACAGTGGAACAGGAAAATATACGTTTGTTAATCATTATCATCCCTTCTTTTATTCTGTTTCTGAGCAATCTAGTGGCCCTGCATATCGtgctacatgtacatgtactcactCAGCAGGAGACCCCCTTGCGTacgtacctaggtacatgcacatgtacatgttgcACCTGCCTGTACAGGTatctagtactactagtatgcTGCCACACTGTAGGCCTCCTGCATCAACGTTCCGGCCTTTACGTGCATTAATCTGTGCATGTACTGATACGGGTGCAGCCAACTGTACGACACGCAGATGCACGGGGTGAGGGCAGCAAGGAAAAATTATATCCCTTGCCCTGTGACTTTTATCTGTAACTCCGGCTGCATGCACCTTGGCGTTTTGTTTGGTGGTGCTGCCCAAAACATTAAGTGGCACAT from Trichoderma atroviride chromosome 3, complete sequence encodes the following:
- a CDS encoding uncharacterized protein (EggNog:ENOG41~TransMembrane:1 (i140-161o)): MSSISRIRGGLVNAQREASRHANAASLPNTIHRPDEEARDIHPRSETSITCPEDAYVEAENNVERYNSITDDDIIGECSSLSAATPDHPETSANTTTNFEATSSKIGDMNGAQNSSAQSPADGAQSTAQRLGKAALENPMLAAATVVTGAGVAVIAAPALITAPIMGIAGMVGFTPAGIAGGKRTANFPRHISIHTG
- a CDS encoding uncharacterized protein (EggNog:ENOG41~TransMembrane:4 (i140-161o167-188i195-215o221-241i)), which translates into the protein MSSISRIRGGLVNAQREASRHANAASLPNTIHRPDEEARDIHPRSETSITCPEDAYVEAENNVERYNSITDDDIIGECSSLSAATPDHPETSANTTTNFEATSSKIGDMNGAQNSSAQSPADGAQSTAQRLGKAALENPMLAAATVVTGAGVAVIAAPALITAPIMGIAGMVGFTPAGIAGASIASALQASIGNVAAGSLFATFQSAAAGGYGVAALTGTAQAVGGAVAGAGSIGTAWTWLRGKPKADSPNGEPSKAEQSEAGPSKQ